The following proteins are encoded in a genomic region of Nicotiana sylvestris chromosome 4, ASM39365v2, whole genome shotgun sequence:
- the LOC104223312 gene encoding putative E3 ubiquitin-protein ligase LIN-1 isoform X5: protein MLFLIQKLEQLYGQSLDENTRLYAKYYKDCMNYDSVTSKKAIPLLPIAEPPMTPLHEVCRSIPDYVKFGPILPKSAGFTPILRVKENANGASRLNMTSSSSENQEDSTTRDPLKGIPEVDEEDYDPEPHVYTTSNKRNQENNLSYCSGVNKDVEARSKVKQINTNQRQSPKSFPSMDFPKLESPKAPSPKGTDTPSKKGVPVLRLLSGRVKDTSSSISLHSSQELKISSADSDDERTEQHETAGKRNSHRWSLSQSLEKGSPDGSDEGSHSCISLPLSDKSTAPSRPPKDFVCPITGQIFNDPVTLETGQTYERKAIQEWMNRGNTTCPITRQSLSASTLPKTNYVLKRLITSWREQHPDLAQEFSYSETPRSYLTIPSSRERSSESTPSPTFNHPNHRRIEEIIEQRSRRFMRAAVSMSPTSVISQAATEAIINGLKPYVSCLCTSEDLQECEHAILTIAKIWGDSKLESQGVHSYLSAPTIVNGFVEVLSASQKREVLRTAIYILSELLYAEDRVGEILTSVDSDFECLATLLKDGLAEAAVLIYLLRPSFSQLSAHNFVPSLTQIISNRSEDFSDFQFTIGPKDAAVVLLEQIITGGGESDRSFNAMQIISGNGILALLKCLDHENGRESIICILLCCIRADKSCRNTIASRIEFSPVLELIHTGSDSVKGTCIELLYELVLLSRRTLCNQILQIIKDEGAFSTMHTLLVCLQMASMEQKSTIAPLLLQLDLLVEPRQMSIYREESIEALIEALHKKDFPASQLSALDALLSLSGHLTNSGKSFLEARLLKIAGFNQRYNATMKEERQKAGENDTTNIMEEEEKALSSWENRTAFVLCNHEKGLIFRALEECLKSTSMEIAKSSFIVATWLIHMLYKFPDTGIRDVARKSLLEQFIQMLQSTKNIEEKILAALALRGFITDLGALSELGIYAKCLCKSLRKLKKYSIVVSDIMKTLMNLPCIDAAELWCYSECPEVDVSMNGEVLCLLHIRGRLISSHSDGTIKVWETGKRAPRLIHETREHAKAVTCLYVSSSCDKLYSGSLDRTIRVWAINQEEIHCLQVHDVKEPVLELIANTQFACFASQATGVKVYNWSGVPKHVNFQKNVKCLAIMGDKLYCGCTGYSIQEVDLSSQTSTTFYAGAKKLLGKQNIYSLQVQKNVVFAGGSLVDGISGKVFSLPSKAVIGSLSICSDIQRLAVNNDFIFSATKSGTIEVWLQERVTKITSIKMKSGGQSKITSLAVDKDGEMIFAGSTDGKIQVWRLD, encoded by the exons ATGTTATTCCTGATTCAA AAACTCGAGCAGCTTTATGGACAGTCATTGGATGAGAATACAAGGCTTTATGCAAAATACTATAAGGACTGTATGAACTATGATTCTGTTACTTCAAAGAAGGCAATTCCTCTGTTGCCAATCGCAGAGCCACCGATGACTCCATTGCATGAGGTATGCCGGTCAATTCCTGATTATGTCAAATTTGGCCCAATATTGCCTAAGAGTGCCGGGTTTACTCCTATTCTGAGAGTCAAGGAGAATGCAAATGGAGCCTCAAG ATTGAATATGACTTCTTCGTCGTCTGAGAATCAGGAGGACTCCACGACTAGGGATCCACTA AAAGGAATTCCTGAGGTGGATGAAGAAGATTATGACCCTGAGCCTCATGTATACACTACATCGAATAAAAGGAATCAAGAAAACAATTTATCCTATTGTAGTGGAGTGAATAAGGATGTAGAAGCCAGGTCCAAAGTCAAGCAAATTAATACAAACCAAAGACAATCTCCTAAGTCCTTCCCTTCAATGGACTTCCCTAAACTGGAGTCCCCTAAAGCTCCTTCACCAAAGGGAACCGATACCCCCTCGAAGAAAGGTGTACCTGTGTTACGCCTCTTGTCTGGACGTGTTAAGGACACTTCAAGTTCTATTTCTTTGCATTCATCCCAAGAGTTAAAAATTAGCTCAGCAGACTCGGATGACGAAAGGACA GAGCAGCATGAAACTGCAGGGAAAAGAAATTCTCATAGGTGGAGCCTTAGTCAATCCTTAGAAAAAGG CTCTCCGGATGGTAGTGATGAAGGAAGTCACAGCTGCATTTCTCTCCCATTGTCGGATAAGTCGACTGCTCCATCAAGGCCACCTAAAGATTTTGTCTGTCCGATAACTGGACAGATATTCAATGATCCCGTCACCCTTGAAACCGGTCAAACATATGAAAGGAAAGCCATCCAAGAATGGATGAATAGAGGCAATACAACATGCCCCATTACAAGGCAGTCTTTATCTGCATCTACTCTTCCTAAAACCAACTATGTCCTGAAGCGACTAATAACGTCTTGGAGAGAACAGCACCCTGACCTAGCACAGGAGTTTTCTTACTCTGAAACACCAAGAAGTTATTTAACCATTCCCTCTTCAAGAGAGAGGTCATCTGAATCTACTCCATCTCCAACATTTAATCATCCCAATCATAGGCGCATAGAGGAAATCATCGAACAAAGATCACGGAGATTTATGCGAGCAGCTGTATCTATGTCACCTACAAGTGTAATTTCTCAAGCAGCAACTGAAGCAATTATCAATGGCTTAAAACCTTATGTTTCATGTCTGTGCACTTCAGAGGacttacaagaatgtgaacatgcCATATTGACTATAGCAAAGATATGGGGTGACTCGAAACTTGAATCTCAAGGAGTTCACTCCTACTTATCTGCACCAACAATAGTGAACGGATTTGTAGAGGTATTATCAGCTTCCCAAAAGAGGGAAGTTTTAAGGACGGCAATTTATATTTTGTCCGAGCTATTATATGCAGAGGATAGAGTTGGTGAGATCCTCACAAGTGTGGACTCAGATTTTGAATGTCTAGCTACTTTATTAAAAGATGGTCTTGCTGAAGCAGCGGTTCTTATTTACCTACTCAGGCCATCATTCTCTCAACTTTCAGCTCATAATTTTGTACCCTCTCTTACTCAGATTATCTCAAACAGAAGTGAGGATTTTAGTGATTTTCAGTTCACAATAGGACCAAAGGATGCCGCTGTTGTGTTGCTCGAGCAAATTATTACTGGAGGAGGTGAGAGCGATCGATCATTCAATGCTATGCAGATTATATCAGGAAATGGTATTCTTGCCTTGCTCAAGTGCCTAGACCATGAAAATGGTAGAGAGTCCATTATATGCATACTTTTGTGCTGTATTCGGGCTGATAAGAGTTGCAGAAATACAATAGCTAGTAGAATTGAGTTCTCTCCTGTTCTTGAGTTAATTCACACAGGAAGCGATAGCGTGAAAGGCACATGCATAGAACTTCTTTATGAGTTAGTTTTGTTAAGCAG GAGAACATTGTGCAACCAGATTCTGCAGATAATTAAGGATGAGGGAGCATTTAGTACAATGCACACTCTTCTTGTCTGTCTTCAAATGGCTTCAATGGAGCAGAAATCTACCATTGCTCCTCTTCTTTTACAGCTTGACCTTCTG GTTGAGCCTCGGCAAATGAGCATATACAGGGAAGAATCGATAGAGGCACTGATTGAAGCACTACACAAAAAGGACTTCCCCGCGTCTCAGCTCAGCGCTCTTGATGCCTTGTTATCTCTTTCCGGGCATCTAACTAACTCTGGTAAGTCCTTTCTTGAAGCTCGGCTACTCAAGATTGCGGGATTTAATCAGCGATATAATGCCACGATGAAAGAAGAGAGGCAAAAAGCAGGTGAAAATGACACCACCAATATAATG GAAGAGGAAGAAAAAGCTCTGAGTTCTTGGGAAAATAGAACAGCTTTTGTTCTTTGCAACCATGAGAAAGGATTAATATTCAGAGCTTTAGAAGAATGCCTTAAGAGCACCTCAATGGAGATAGCAAAATCTTCCTTTATTGTAGCCACATGGCTAATTCACATGCTCTATAAATTTCCCGATACTGGAATTAGAGATGTTGCTCGTAAGTCCTTGCTTGAGCAATTTATACAGATGCTCCAGTCGACAAAGAATATCGAGGAGAAGATCTTGGCAGCTCTTGCTTTGCGAGGCTTTATTACTGATTTAG GTGCACTCAGCGAACtgggaatatatgccaaatgttTGTGCAAAAGCTTGAGGAAACTTAAAAAGTACTCTATAGTGGTCAGTGACATAATGAAAACCTTGATGAACTTGCCATGTATTGATGCT GCAGAATTATGGTGCTATTCTGAATGTCCTGAGGTGGATGTGTCGATGAATGGAGAAGTTCTTTGTCTGCTCCACATAAGAGGTCGACTCATTAGCAGTCATTCCGATGGAACCATTAAG GTCTGGGAAACTGGAAAAAGAGCTCCTCGGTTAATTCATGAAACACGCGAGCACGCAAAGGCTGTTACATGCCTTTACGTTTCATCTTCATGTGATAAACTTTATAGTGGCTCATTGGACAGAACTATCCGG GTTTGGGCTATCAATCAAGAGGAAATCCACTGTCTTCAGGTTCATGATGTGAAAGAGCCGGTGCTTGAGTTGATAGCAAACACTCAATTTGCATGCTTCGCATCTCAAGCGACAGGAGTTAAG GTTTATAATTGGTCAGGGGTTCCCAAGCATGTAAACTTCCAAAAAAATGTCAAGTGCCTCGCCATTATGGGCGATAAACTTTATTGCGGATGCACAGGTTATAGTATCCAG GAAGTTGATTTAAGCTCTCAAACATCAACAACATTTTATGCTGGTGCCAAGAAGTTGTTGGGAAAACAGAATATCTATTCCCTCCAAGTTCAAAAAAATGTTGTGTTTGCTGGTGGTTCCTTAGTTGATGGAATATCCGGAAAG GTATTTTCTCTCCCTAGCAAGGCAGTCATTGGATCACTTTCAATCTGTTCAGACATCCAACGATTAGCAGTAAACAACGATTTCATATTTTCCGCCACAAAATCTGGCACCATAGAGGTATGGCTGCAAGAAAGAGTTACAAAAATCACTTCCATTAAGATGAAAAGTGGTGGACAGTCTAAAATTACATCTTTAGCTGTGGATAAAGATGGAGAAATGATATTTGCTGGTTCTACAGATGGAAAAATTCAG GTTTGGCGTttggattaa